A section of the Sphingomonas ginsenosidivorax genome encodes:
- a CDS encoding GPW/gp25 family protein has protein sequence MIGMDRVTGAPIAGADHLAQSIGDILGTPLGTRLGRRDYGALVPQMLDQPNNDLGRLRIFAAAALALMRQEGRARISRVTLSAGAEPHQAVITVTGRRTDAPGAPAFSLSSTIRALSALA, from the coding sequence ATGATCGGCATGGACCGCGTCACCGGCGCGCCGATCGCGGGGGCCGATCACCTCGCACAGTCGATCGGCGACATCCTCGGCACGCCCCTCGGTACGCGCCTCGGCCGGCGCGACTATGGGGCGCTGGTTCCCCAGATGCTCGATCAGCCGAACAACGATCTCGGCCGGCTGCGCATCTTCGCCGCCGCGGCGCTCGCGCTGATGCGCCAGGAAGGGCGCGCGCGCATCTCGCGCGTCACGCTGTCCGCCGGTGCCGAGCCGCATCAGGCCGTCATCACCGTCACCGGCCGGCGCACCGACGCCCCCGGAGCGCCCGCCTTCTCGCTTTCGTCCACCATCCGCGCCCTGTCGGCGCTCGCCTGA
- a CDS encoding phage baseplate assembly protein V: MANPADIQHLIGDLAREGVVVSVDPAAGTARVRFNDDLTTGDIPWLASRAGKTRTWSPPSVGEQVAVLAPKADTARGIIIGSLSSDAYPHPANDASTLIEYEDGARIGYDPVAHALTAILPGGATVRIDADGGLSLKGDVTVDGDIRSTGTITADTDVIGAGKSLKDHVHLGVQPGGAVSGKPQ; this comes from the coding sequence GTCGTCGTGTCGGTCGACCCAGCCGCGGGCACCGCGCGCGTCCGCTTCAACGACGATCTGACCACCGGCGACATTCCATGGCTTGCCAGCCGTGCCGGCAAGACGCGCACCTGGTCGCCGCCGTCGGTCGGCGAACAGGTCGCGGTACTGGCGCCGAAGGCCGACACCGCGCGCGGCATCATCATAGGCAGCCTGTCGAGCGACGCGTACCCACACCCCGCCAACGACGCCTCGACGCTGATCGAATACGAAGACGGCGCGCGCATCGGCTACGATCCAGTCGCACACGCACTGACCGCGATCCTTCCCGGCGGCGCGACTGTCCGGATCGACGCCGATGGCGGGCTGTCCCTCAAGGGCGACGTGACCGTCGACGGCGACATCCGGTCGACGGGCACGATTACCGCCGACACCGACGTCATCGGCGCCGGCAAGAGCCTGAAGGATCACGTCCACCTCGGCGTCCAGCCGGGCGGCGCTGTGTCGGGGAAACCGCAATGA
- a CDS encoding beta strand repeat-containing protein: MFQKPLPHTIEFQRSSTAIAVTRLAESANSLRRQQPNGQWPAVKLLGGMIVRDMSLTFLGDHRLCVDFSAAKNLLNASVFWGRHSMDSSTWSDAQALAYIASYADLRAAFGSDAQAGRLHYAQAGLSEGRSISFDVYGYLASYSDLRALFNTDIAAATRHFIQTGAAEGRSVSFDAYSYLASNGDLRVAFGNDTAAATRHFVQTGAAEGRSVSFDAYGYLASNSDLRVAFGNDTAAATRHYVQTGAGEHRSVSFDALGYVASYADLRAAFGTDTAAATRHFVQNGASEGRTISFDPVAYLLSNADLSAAGFDVQSATWHWIGNGANEGRSASGLYGTEQTSHDLAIGFNTVGVINQAGDHDWFKVNLGAGDRVTFGLSTSNGNGILTIYDATGHQLTTDGVDGTGTRFVASTTGLYYVAVSAINNATGNYTLNAHATATITGTNGSDTLTGTAGDDVIDALAGADSVDAGGGADTVYGGSGNDSIRGGLGNDSLFGEAGNDSLYGGQGTDILDGGDGDDYLYDSDAGSDTLRGGAGQDYISSTHYSSSSNASETITIDAGADDDQVSFYSIAYGSSTIDLGTGNDKLELSQNYYGDVHVTLGAGQDTVTLGSSYSIYGYSSATTFTDFAAGPAGDVLNLDNFLTSSLVNWDGSNPFGTTGYLRLVQSGSDTLLQLDRDGSTGNSYNFNTLLTLEHTTASQFTAANFNGLAPNGASASGQTITGTNGSDTLTGTAGDDVIYALAGADSVDAGGGADTVYGGSGNDSIRGGLGNDSLFGEAGNDSLYGGQGTDILDGGDGDDYLYDSDAGSDTLRGGAGQDYISSTHYSSSSNASETITIDAGADDDQVSFYSIAYGSSTIDLGTGNDKLELSQNYYGDVHVTLGAGQDTVTLGSSYSIYGYSSATTFTDFAAGPAGDVLNLDNFLTSSLVNWDGSNPFGTTGYLRLVQSGSDTLLQLDRDGSTGNSYNFNTLLTLEHTTASQFTAANFNGLAPNGASASGQTITGTNGSDTLTGTAGDDVIYALAGADSVDAGGGADTVYGGSGNDSIRGGLGNDSLFGEAGNDSLYGGQGTDILDGGDGDDYLYDSDAGSDTLRGGAGQDYISSTHYSSNSNASETITIDAGADDDQVSFYSIAYGSSTIDLGTGNDKLELSQNYYGDVHVTFGAGQDTVTLGSSYSIYGYSSATTFADFAAGPAGDVLNLDNFLTSSLVNWDGSNPFGTTGYLRLVQSGSDTLLQLDRDGSTGNSYGFNTFLTLEHTTASQFTTANFNGLASNGASASEYGFIDADDHSSAASVFSGAAIDSSHDFMFA; the protein is encoded by the coding sequence TTGTTCCAAAAACCGCTGCCACATACGATTGAGTTTCAGCGATCTTCTACCGCCATTGCCGTTACGCGTCTGGCGGAAAGTGCGAACAGCTTGAGACGGCAACAACCGAACGGGCAGTGGCCGGCTGTGAAGTTGCTTGGCGGCATGATCGTACGGGATATGTCATTGACATTTCTAGGCGATCATAGGTTATGCGTCGATTTTTCGGCGGCCAAGAATCTGCTGAACGCGTCGGTTTTTTGGGGAAGACATTCAATGGACAGTTCGACCTGGAGCGACGCTCAAGCGCTCGCTTACATCGCATCGTACGCGGATCTACGCGCTGCCTTCGGCTCCGACGCGCAAGCTGGACGGTTGCACTACGCGCAAGCCGGCCTCTCGGAAGGTAGATCCATTTCGTTTGACGTGTACGGCTATTTGGCGAGCTATAGTGACCTTCGCGCCTTGTTCAACACGGACATCGCAGCTGCAACCCGGCATTTCATCCAAACCGGCGCTGCCGAAGGTCGAAGTGTTTCGTTCGACGCTTACAGTTATCTCGCAAGCAACGGCGATCTCAGGGTCGCGTTTGGCAACGACACCGCGGCTGCAACGCGCCACTTCGTTCAAACCGGCGCCGCTGAAGGCCGGAGTGTTTCATTCGACGCTTACGGTTATCTCGCAAGCAACAGCGATCTCAGGGTTGCGTTCGGCAACGACACTGCGGCTGCAACGCGCCACTATGTACAAACCGGCGCCGGTGAACACCGTAGCGTTTCATTCGATGCACTCGGCTACGTTGCATCCTATGCGGACCTGCGGGCAGCGTTCGGGACAGACACGGCTGCCGCTACACGCCACTTCGTGCAGAACGGAGCATCGGAAGGCCGTACCATTTCCTTTGATCCCGTTGCATACCTTCTTAGTAACGCTGACCTATCAGCGGCGGGTTTCGACGTGCAAAGCGCAACATGGCACTGGATTGGCAACGGCGCCAATGAGGGGCGCAGTGCGTCAGGCTTGTACGGCACCGAACAAACCAGTCACGATCTCGCTATAGGTTTCAACACGGTCGGAGTAATAAACCAAGCTGGTGACCATGATTGGTTCAAGGTCAACCTTGGAGCAGGCGACCGGGTAACGTTCGGTCTCTCCACATCTAACGGCAACGGTATCTTGACGATTTATGATGCGACGGGACACCAGCTGACGACCGATGGAGTGGATGGAACTGGCACGCGCTTTGTCGCAAGCACAACTGGCCTGTACTATGTTGCTGTTTCTGCAATCAATAACGCGACCGGTAATTACACCTTGAACGCGCATGCAACGGCGACGATCACGGGCACTAACGGTTCCGACACCTTGACGGGTACGGCAGGCGACGACGTGATCGACGCACTGGCAGGCGCTGACAGCGTGGATGCGGGTGGCGGCGCCGACACGGTGTACGGCGGTTCTGGCAACGACAGTATCCGGGGCGGACTCGGCAACGACAGCCTGTTCGGCGAAGCTGGCAATGACTCCCTCTATGGCGGCCAGGGTACCGATATACTGGACGGCGGGGACGGCGATGATTATCTCTACGATAGCGACGCTGGCTCTGACACTCTACGCGGTGGGGCCGGCCAGGATTATATCTCCTCTACGCATTATTCCAGCAGCTCCAATGCCAGCGAGACCATCACAATCGACGCCGGCGCCGATGATGATCAGGTTTCTTTCTATAGCATCGCATACGGAAGCTCCACGATAGATCTTGGCACCGGCAACGACAAGCTTGAGCTGTCTCAGAATTATTATGGTGATGTGCACGTAACGTTGGGTGCTGGACAGGATACGGTAACCTTAGGGTCCAGCTACAGCATTTACGGCTACAGCTCAGCCACAACCTTTACTGATTTTGCTGCCGGGCCGGCTGGCGACGTACTCAACTTAGACAACTTTCTTACTTCCAGCCTGGTCAACTGGGACGGCTCCAACCCATTCGGCACCACTGGCTACCTGCGATTGGTCCAGTCGGGTAGCGACACCCTGCTCCAGCTCGACCGCGACGGCTCGACTGGCAACAGCTACAACTTCAATACGCTGCTGACCCTCGAACATACGACAGCCAGCCAGTTCACCGCAGCAAACTTCAACGGCTTGGCCCCCAACGGAGCCTCGGCAAGCGGCCAGACGATCACGGGCACTAACGGTTCCGACACCTTGACGGGTACGGCGGGCGACGACGTGATCTACGCACTGGCAGGCGCCGACAGCGTGGATGCGGGTGGCGGCGCCGACACGGTGTACGGCGGTTCTGGCAACGACAGTATCCGGGGCGGACTCGGCAACGACAGCCTGTTCGGCGAAGCTGGCAATGACTCCCTCTATGGCGGCCAGGGTACCGATATACTGGACGGCGGGGACGGCGATGATTATCTCTACGATAGCGACGCTGGCTCTGACACTCTACGCGGTGGGGCCGGCCAGGATTATATCTCCTCTACGCATTATTCCAGCAGCTCCAATGCCAGCGAGACCATCACAATCGACGCCGGCGCCGATGATGATCAGGTTTCTTTCTATAGCATCGCATACGGAAGCTCCACGATAGATCTTGGCACCGGCAACGACAAGCTTGAGCTATCTCAGAATTATTATGGTGACGTGCACGTAACGTTGGGTGCTGGACAGGATACGGTAACCTTAGGGTCCAGCTACAGCATTTACGGCTACAGCTCAGCCACAACCTTTACTGATTTTGCTGCCGGGCCGGCTGGCGACGTACTCAACTTAGACAACTTTCTTACTTCCAGCCTGGTCAACTGGGACGGCTCCAACCCATTCGGCACCACTGGCTACCTGCGATTGGTCCAGTCGGGCAGCGACACCCTGCTCCAGCTCGACCGCGACGGCTCGACTGGCAACAGCTACAACTTCAATACGCTGCTGACCCTCGAACATACGACAGCCAGCCAGTTCACCGCAGCAAACTTCAACGGCTTGGCCCCCAACGGAGCCTCGGCAAGCGGCCAGACGATCACGGGCACTAACGGTTCCGACACCTTAACCGGTACGGCGGGCGACGACGTGATCTACGCACTGGCAGGCGCCGACAGCGTGGATGCGGGTGGCGGCGCCGACACGGTGTACGGCGGTTCTGGCAACGACAGTATCCGGGGCGGACTCGGCAACGACAGCCTGTTCGGCGAAGCTGGCAATGACTCCCTCTATGGCGGCCAGGGTACCGATATACTGGACGGCGGGGACGGCGATGATTATCTCTACGATAGCGATGCTGGCTCTGACACTCTACGCGGTGGGGCCGGCCAAGATTATATCTCCTCTACGCATTATTCCAGCAACTCCAATGCCAGCGAGACCATCACAATCGACGCCGGCGCCGATGATGATCAGGTTTCTTTCTATAGCATCGCATACGGAAGCTCCACGATAGATCTTGGCACCGGCAACGACAAGCTTGAGCTGTCTCAGAATTATTATGGTGACGTGCACGTAACGTTTGGTGCTGGACAGGATACGGTAACCTTAGGGTCCAGCTACAGCATTTACGGCTACAGCTCAGCCACAACCTTTGCTGACTTTGCTGCCGGGCCGGCTGGCGACGTACTCAACTTAGACAACTTTCTTACTTCCAGCCTGGTCAACTGGGACGGCTCCAACCCATTCGGCACCACTGGCTACCTGCGATTGGTCCAGTCGGGTAGCGACACCCTGCTCCAGCTCGACCGCGACGGCTCGACTGGCAACAGCTACGGCTTCAATACATTCTTGACCCTCGAACATACGACCGCCAGCCAGTTCACGACAGCAAACTTCAACGGATTGGCCTCCAACGGAGCCTCGGCAAGTGAATACGGTTTTATCGATGCCGACGACCATTCCAGTGCCGCCAGTGTCTTTAGCGGGGCTGCGATAGATTCTTCGCATGATTTTATGTTTGCATAA
- a CDS encoding phage virion morphogenesis protein, whose translation MNDFAPIEQLCRDLLLRTAAPERARLLRSIGREIRKSQSDRIAAQRAPEGVAFAPRRPKPDRGGKKGRLRQQKMFRKLRMAKSLKAGANADEAWVGFGGRASRIASIQ comes from the coding sequence ATGAATGACTTCGCGCCGATCGAGCAGCTATGCCGAGATCTGCTGTTGCGCACCGCCGCGCCCGAGCGCGCGCGTCTCCTGCGCTCGATCGGCCGAGAGATCCGCAAGAGCCAGTCGGATCGTATCGCTGCCCAGCGCGCCCCGGAAGGCGTCGCGTTCGCTCCGCGACGACCCAAGCCCGATCGCGGCGGGAAGAAGGGCAGGCTTCGCCAGCAAAAGATGTTCCGCAAGCTCCGGATGGCAAAGAGCCTGAAGGCGGGCGCGAACGCCGACGAAGCATGGGTCGGCTTTGGGGGTCGCGCGTCGCGAATCGCTAGCATCCAATAG
- a CDS encoding phage tail protein, whose product MQDFAGSVNNLLVPLLLWIAGNQSDLFEKADRKPFTFESELLDAETCDITISIDLTELVRVEQLPNGLKVTNLPEPDMLDVFPCVPKGTILWTGLIEDPASAIEIVTHDE is encoded by the coding sequence GTGCAGGACTTCGCCGGCAGCGTCAACAACCTGTTGGTGCCTCTGCTCTTATGGATCGCGGGCAACCAGTCGGATCTATTCGAGAAGGCCGACCGCAAACCGTTCACGTTTGAATCGGAACTGCTCGATGCCGAGACGTGCGACATCACGATCTCGATTGACCTCACCGAGCTGGTCCGCGTCGAGCAACTGCCGAATGGCCTGAAGGTCACCAACCTGCCCGAACCCGACATGCTCGACGTCTTTCCCTGCGTCCCCAAAGGCACGATCCTATGGACGGGCCTGATCGAAGATCCGGCCAGCGCGATCGAGATCGTCACCCACGATGAATGA